One window of Novosphingobium sp. 9U genomic DNA carries:
- a CDS encoding YraN family protein produces MSRRREEAERRGRRGEALAAWYLRLTGWRILAQRVKTARGEIDLVARRGRTVCFVEVKWRGSARELGLAIDAHRLRRVAAAAEAVMPRYAGRGEDVRIDVLLLAPGCWPRRIANAWQPGA; encoded by the coding sequence GTGAGCCGGCGGCGCGAGGAAGCGGAGCGGCGAGGGCGACGCGGCGAGGCGTTAGCTGCCTGGTACTTGCGCCTGACTGGCTGGCGCATCCTGGCGCAGCGCGTGAAGACCGCGCGGGGCGAGATCGATCTTGTCGCCAGGCGAGGGCGCACGGTCTGCTTCGTCGAAGTAAAGTGGCGCGGGAGTGCGCGCGAACTCGGGCTTGCGATCGATGCGCATCGGCTTCGCCGGGTCGCGGCGGCGGCAGAGGCCGTGATGCCGCGCTATGCCGGACGGGGCGAGGACGTGCGGATCGATGTGCTGCTGCTCGCGCCGGGGTGCTGGCCGCGCCGGATCGCCAACGCGTGGCAACCCGGCGCCTGA
- the gshB gene encoding glutathione synthase, giving the protein MALRVAVQMDPLETINIAGDSSFALMLAAQARGHSLFHYDVRSLAYDTSEGAGGRLTAWASPITVQRVQGDHYTRDDPRLIDLATDIDVVLMRQDPPFDLGYITGTHLLERLAGTTLVVNDPVSVRNAPEKVMVLDYARFMPPTFIARRVEDVRRFHAAHPGDLVVKPLHGNGGKAVFRVPADGSNLGALAELFGQVWPEPFMVQPFLPSVSEGDKRIVLVDGEVAGAINRRPGEGEFRSNLAVGGSAEATQLTAREEEICAAMGPELKRLGLVFVGIDVIGGQWLTEINVTSPTGIVAIDRFNGTDTGALIWEAIERRHAAM; this is encoded by the coding sequence ATGGCTTTACGTGTCGCGGTCCAGATGGACCCGCTCGAGACGATCAACATCGCGGGCGACAGCTCGTTCGCGCTGATGCTGGCGGCGCAGGCGCGTGGGCACTCGCTGTTCCACTACGACGTGCGTTCGCTGGCCTACGACACTTCGGAAGGCGCGGGCGGGCGGCTGACGGCTTGGGCCTCGCCGATCACCGTGCAGCGGGTGCAAGGCGATCACTATACGCGCGACGACCCGCGGCTGATCGATCTCGCCACCGACATAGACGTCGTGCTGATGCGCCAGGACCCGCCGTTCGACCTGGGCTACATCACCGGCACGCACTTGCTGGAGCGCCTCGCCGGCACGACGCTGGTGGTGAACGATCCGGTCTCGGTGAGGAACGCGCCCGAGAAGGTCATGGTGCTGGACTATGCGCGGTTCATGCCGCCCACGTTCATCGCCCGCCGCGTCGAGGACGTGCGCCGCTTCCACGCTGCGCATCCGGGGGACCTAGTGGTCAAGCCGCTGCACGGCAACGGCGGCAAGGCGGTGTTCCGCGTTCCGGCCGACGGCTCGAACCTGGGCGCCTTGGCCGAGCTGTTCGGGCAGGTCTGGCCCGAGCCGTTCATGGTGCAGCCGTTCCTCCCCTCGGTCAGCGAAGGCGACAAGCGCATCGTCCTGGTCGACGGCGAAGTGGCCGGCGCCATCAACCGCCGGCCGGGTGAGGGGGAATTCCGGTCCAACCTAGCGGTTGGTGGCTCGGCCGAAGCGACCCAGCTGACCGCGCGCGAGGAGGAGATCTGCGCCGCCATGGGTCCGGAACTGAAGCGCCTCGGGCTGGTTTTCGTCGGCATCGATGTGATCGGCGGACAATGGCTTACAGAAATCAACGTGACCTCGCCCACCGGCATCGT